In Pseudothermotoga hypogea DSM 11164 = NBRC 106472, the following are encoded in one genomic region:
- a CDS encoding YggT family protein gives MFVISNLLYAIAVVLQLFIYVEIFAVILSALLSWITPFRYSSFRQFVDAVANIVLRPLRKFIPPIGPVDITPMIAIFVLVFLENFVVRTLFDLAVRLR, from the coding sequence ATGTTCGTGATCTCGAATCTCTTGTACGCAATCGCTGTGGTGCTGCAGCTTTTTATCTACGTGGAGATCTTCGCCGTGATTCTTTCAGCGCTGCTGAGCTGGATCACACCTTTCAGGTATTCCTCGTTCAGACAGTTCGTTGATGCCGTTGCGAACATCGTGCTGAGGCCTCTCAGAAAGTTCATTCCCCCGATAGGGCCTGTGGACATCACACCAATGATAGCCATCTTTGTGCTCGTGTTTCTGGAAAATTTCGTTGTCAGGACTCTGTTCGATCTGGCGGTGAGGCTACGTTGA
- a CDS encoding YggS family pyridoxal phosphate-dependent enzyme: MAMLQNILKIKERITQAAVRAHRDPNSVRLIAVVKEASLEQVKALVDLGLSDLAENYAQQLVKKFEIAPNATWHFIGRIQTNKVKYIVPRCEYIHSVCREEEIVEIDRIASKLKKVQKILIEVNVSGEESKAGVEPEEISRLLNFAKNFSSIEVVGLMTMAPLVEDAEQVRWVFRKLRQMRDEIAKEWPSVVHLSMGMTNDFEVAIEEGATMVRIGRAILKGG, encoded by the coding sequence ATGGCTATGTTGCAGAACATTCTGAAGATCAAAGAGAGGATAACTCAGGCGGCAGTCAGGGCTCATCGTGATCCAAATTCCGTTAGACTGATCGCAGTGGTGAAAGAGGCGAGTCTTGAGCAAGTGAAGGCTCTGGTGGATTTGGGATTGAGCGATCTTGCAGAGAACTATGCCCAGCAGCTCGTGAAGAAGTTCGAGATCGCTCCGAACGCCACATGGCATTTCATTGGGAGAATCCAGACCAACAAGGTCAAATACATCGTTCCGAGGTGTGAATACATACATTCTGTGTGCAGAGAGGAGGAGATCGTTGAGATAGATAGGATCGCTTCGAAACTGAAAAAGGTGCAGAAGATTCTCATCGAGGTCAACGTATCTGGTGAAGAGAGTAAAGCCGGCGTTGAACCAGAAGAAATTAGTCGACTTTTGAACTTTGCAAAAAACTTTTCGTCCATCGAAGTGGTAGGCCTGATGACAATGGCACCCCTGGTAGAAGATGCGGAGCAGGTCCGCTGGGTCTTCAGAAAGTTGAGGCAAATGCGCGACGAGATCGCGAAAGAATGGCCCAGCGTCGTTCATCTGTCGATGGGTATGACCAACGATTTCGAGGTGGCCATAGAAGAGGGAGCAACGATGGTTCGAATCGGTAGGGCAATCCTGAAGGGAGGATGA
- the ruvB gene encoding Holliday junction branch migration DNA helicase RuvB produces MKEVESILNFRPNNLDEYVGQEEVKRRLRIALEAAKLRAEPLDHILLAGPPGLGKTTLAHVIAKELRKNIYVTSGPVIERGGDIAAMLSSLEEGDVLFIDEIHRMNKTAEEVLYSALEDFQVDVMIGKGPTARSVRIRLKPFTLIGATTRSGLLSSPLRNRFGMIFELDFYTVKELTLIIKRACEIMNMFIEQKAAELIAQRSRGTPRIALRLLKRVRDVATVRGEETITQSIVLKTMDILEIDALGLDEMDRKILRTIIEIYEGGPVGLEALAATLNVEVDTLKEVYEPYLLRTGLLVRTSRGRVASDLAYRHLGYESRVRGGLFDGYVAEHSEDQREDNSGGSQGSS; encoded by the coding sequence ATGAAGGAAGTTGAATCGATACTGAACTTCAGGCCGAACAACTTGGACGAGTACGTGGGACAGGAAGAAGTGAAGAGGAGACTGAGAATTGCTCTGGAAGCAGCGAAGCTTCGTGCAGAACCTCTCGACCACATCTTGCTCGCTGGACCTCCCGGTTTGGGGAAAACAACGCTCGCACACGTGATAGCCAAAGAGCTCAGGAAGAACATATACGTCACGAGCGGACCTGTCATCGAACGCGGTGGCGACATCGCTGCGATGCTTTCGAGCCTCGAGGAGGGCGATGTGCTCTTCATCGATGAAATCCACAGGATGAACAAAACTGCCGAAGAGGTTCTCTATTCAGCGCTGGAAGACTTCCAAGTAGATGTGATGATCGGCAAGGGCCCCACGGCGAGGTCCGTCAGGATAAGGTTGAAACCCTTCACGTTGATCGGTGCAACAACGAGGAGCGGCTTGCTCAGCTCACCTCTCAGAAACAGGTTTGGAATGATATTCGAGCTTGATTTTTACACTGTGAAAGAGCTGACGCTGATAATCAAACGAGCTTGTGAGATCATGAACATGTTTATAGAGCAGAAAGCAGCCGAGCTGATTGCTCAGCGATCGAGGGGTACTCCTCGCATCGCGCTCAGACTCTTGAAGCGCGTGAGGGACGTGGCAACCGTACGTGGCGAAGAGACGATAACGCAATCGATCGTTCTTAAAACCATGGATATACTGGAGATAGATGCGCTGGGATTGGACGAGATGGATCGAAAGATATTACGAACGATCATCGAAATCTACGAGGGAGGCCCCGTGGGTTTGGAAGCACTCGCGGCGACGCTGAACGTCGAGGTTGACACACTCAAAGAAGTTTACGAGCCATACCTGCTTCGCACAGGTTTGCTCGTGAGAACATCGCGCGGCAGGGTGGCCAGTGATCTCGCGTACCGTCATCTTGGATACGAGAGCAGGGTGAGAGGTGGACTCTTTGATGGCTATGTTGCAGAACATTCTGAAGATCAAAGAGAGGATAACTCAGGCGGCAGTCAGGGCTCATCGTGA
- the asnS gene encoding asparagine--tRNA ligase yields the protein MKWVYVEDLKNHINEEVELRGWVWNLRSSGKIHFLQFRDGTGFVQVVVERSTVPEDVFEVAGKLRIESSVIVRGLVKEDKRSPYGVEVLATDIAAVQIPKEPYPISKKDHGIDFLMSCRHLWLRSRRQFHILRVRDAIIWAIRKFYKDRNFVLIDTPIFTGSIGETAGNLFELDYFDYGKVYLTQTGQLYLEAACLAFGKVYNLGPTFRAEKSKTRRHLIEFWMHEAEVAYYEHEDNLRLQEELVSHIVKYVLENASDHLLALGRDISKLEKVTVPFERISYDEAIKFLQSKGVDIQWGDDFGGDEETLIASQFEKPVFVTHYPRKAKAFYMQPDPSRPEVVLCADLLAPEGYGEIIGGSQRIHDYDLLVERLKEFNLPIDKYQWYLDLRKWGSVPHSGFGLGIERTVAWICGLEHIREAIPFARTLYRVYP from the coding sequence ATGAAGTGGGTCTACGTGGAGGATCTGAAGAATCACATCAACGAGGAAGTTGAACTGCGTGGATGGGTCTGGAATCTCCGCTCGAGTGGGAAGATACACTTCCTTCAGTTCAGAGATGGTACAGGCTTCGTGCAGGTGGTGGTCGAACGCTCCACGGTTCCCGAAGATGTGTTCGAGGTCGCGGGGAAACTCCGCATCGAATCGAGCGTGATCGTGAGAGGTTTGGTTAAGGAGGACAAGAGATCGCCTTACGGTGTCGAGGTACTGGCAACGGACATCGCAGCTGTTCAAATCCCCAAAGAACCGTACCCCATATCCAAGAAAGACCATGGGATAGATTTCCTCATGAGCTGTAGACATTTGTGGTTGCGTTCAAGAAGGCAGTTCCACATCCTTCGCGTCAGGGATGCGATCATATGGGCTATAAGAAAGTTCTACAAAGATAGGAACTTCGTCCTGATCGATACCCCAATCTTCACAGGTTCGATCGGTGAAACGGCCGGTAATCTCTTCGAACTCGATTATTTCGATTACGGAAAGGTCTATCTAACGCAAACGGGTCAACTCTATTTGGAGGCTGCCTGCCTGGCCTTCGGTAAGGTGTACAACCTCGGTCCAACGTTCAGAGCAGAGAAGTCCAAAACCAGAAGACATTTGATAGAGTTCTGGATGCACGAGGCCGAAGTAGCGTACTATGAGCACGAAGACAACCTGAGGCTCCAAGAGGAGCTGGTCTCTCACATAGTCAAATACGTGCTCGAGAACGCCTCTGATCATCTTTTGGCGCTCGGTAGAGACATCTCGAAGCTCGAGAAAGTGACCGTCCCATTCGAACGCATAAGCTACGATGAGGCAATAAAGTTCTTGCAGTCGAAAGGCGTGGACATACAATGGGGTGACGACTTCGGCGGAGACGAAGAGACCCTGATCGCTTCACAGTTCGAAAAGCCTGTCTTCGTAACTCACTATCCGCGAAAGGCGAAAGCGTTCTACATGCAACCGGATCCTTCCAGGCCAGAAGTCGTTCTGTGTGCGGATCTGCTCGCACCGGAAGGTTACGGAGAGATCATAGGAGGTTCTCAGAGGATTCACGACTACGACTTGTTGGTTGAAAGACTCAAAGAGTTCAACCTGCCTATCGACAAATACCAGTGGTATCTGGATCTGAGAAAGTGGGGAAGTGTGCCTCACAGTGGCTTCGGACTTGGTATAGAACGCACCGTTGCATGGATCTGTGGATTGGAGCACATCAGAGAGGCCATACCGTTCGCAAGGACACTCTACAGGGTGTATCCGTGA
- a CDS encoding RtcB family protein yields the protein MDIKRIDKYIFSIKGKNVDAIVFTDQETINDPEFKEALQQIVNVTHMPGIVAALAMPDIHWGYGFPIGGVGVFDAKDGVISPGGIGFDINCGVRLMLTSLTFEEIKPQLRRLVEAIYDAVPVGVGASGAVKVSAKTLRKVCIEGAHWAVENGYGFKEDLERIEDTGKLSPANPDHVSSKAFERGLDELSTLGAGNHFIEIQKVERIFDPKVAEAFGIFEGQVAISVHCGSRGFGHQIATDYIQIMRDKLAHHNKDLPDKQLINAPFEHPIGQQYFSAMNCAANYAFANRQMIGHAVRMALLKIFPTAQVWLLYDVAHNIAKVEVYNNRKLIVHRKGATRSLGPKNPLLPSLYSDVGQPVLIPGSMGSASYVLVGTKKAEEMSYGSTAHGAGRTLGRRAALRSLSYEQVLNELKQKGIEVMSKGKKTLVEEAPETYKDVDRVVEIVDQVGLSRKVARLVPLGVVKG from the coding sequence ATGGACATCAAGCGCATCGATAAGTATATCTTCAGTATCAAAGGTAAGAACGTGGATGCCATCGTTTTCACGGACCAAGAGACGATCAACGATCCAGAGTTCAAAGAAGCCTTACAACAGATTGTGAACGTCACACACATGCCGGGGATCGTCGCAGCACTGGCGATGCCCGACATCCACTGGGGTTACGGCTTTCCCATCGGTGGTGTTGGAGTTTTCGACGCGAAGGATGGTGTCATCTCGCCGGGCGGTATAGGCTTCGACATCAACTGTGGTGTTCGTCTGATGTTGACTTCTTTGACCTTTGAAGAGATCAAACCGCAGTTGCGCAGACTCGTTGAAGCGATCTACGACGCTGTTCCCGTGGGAGTCGGTGCGAGCGGTGCAGTGAAGGTCAGTGCGAAGACGTTACGCAAGGTATGCATCGAGGGTGCGCACTGGGCTGTCGAGAACGGTTATGGTTTCAAGGAAGATCTCGAGCGCATAGAAGATACGGGCAAACTTTCGCCCGCCAATCCGGATCACGTTTCTTCCAAAGCCTTCGAACGCGGGCTCGACGAACTGAGTACCCTTGGAGCGGGAAACCATTTCATAGAGATACAGAAGGTGGAAAGGATATTCGATCCAAAGGTCGCAGAAGCGTTTGGCATCTTCGAAGGGCAAGTCGCGATCTCCGTCCACTGTGGCAGCAGAGGGTTCGGCCATCAGATCGCGACGGATTACATACAGATCATGCGCGACAAACTTGCCCACCACAACAAAGATTTGCCGGATAAGCAACTTATAAATGCCCCGTTCGAACATCCGATAGGCCAGCAGTATTTCAGCGCGATGAACTGCGCAGCGAACTACGCCTTCGCGAACAGGCAGATGATTGGACACGCGGTCCGAATGGCCCTTTTGAAAATCTTTCCCACAGCCCAGGTGTGGCTGCTCTACGACGTTGCACACAACATAGCGAAGGTAGAAGTCTACAACAACAGAAAATTGATCGTCCATAGGAAAGGCGCGACCAGGTCCTTGGGGCCCAAGAATCCATTGCTTCCAAGTCTTTACAGCGATGTCGGTCAACCGGTGCTCATCCCAGGGAGCATGGGCAGTGCTTCTTACGTGCTCGTCGGCACGAAGAAGGCTGAGGAAATGTCCTACGGCAGCACGGCACACGGTGCTGGCAGAACTCTCGGGAGGCGCGCAGCGCTGCGAAGCCTCAGCTACGAACAAGTGTTGAATGAACTGAAACAGAAAGGCATCGAAGTCATGAGCAAAGGCAAGAAGACACTGGTCGAAGAGGCTCCGGAAACTTACAAAGACGTGGACCGTGTGGTCGAGATCGTCGATCAAGTGGGCCTCAGTAGAAAGGTGGCAAGACTCGTTCCTTTGGGCGTGGTCAAAGGATGA
- a CDS encoding MFS transporter — translation MKFYLNLEGVASTLYILLTQGAIFTGLAIAFNLDEFLIGVTASFPMVAQIFQILSPLVVEKFPKRRTLVNIFNLLSRLPWALLLVFLAFERRSPMFFVLIFAVSQIFGTLAGNAWTSLVRDLIPESERGTFFGRRNVYVSLTSLVFFYVYSLLIDQLKDPLGYQLAIAIGMFGTFLSFWAMLKVPEVPLKSSSASAEVKFVFQDRNFMKLCSFYFVWNVVIAFTSPFFTYHLLKNLQVPFSYIGFTGVLSSIVAIIFYFIWGRLSDNIGHKSVAMVGVLIVSFLPPMWFFMNTFTYRYLMIADAVITAIGWSAINLSFLTLPMEVAQSSSSAYFATYAALGGIGGLIGALSGGTIAKLLANVHLGTSNLPIYGIQLMFLASGLLRAFTLRLLGRVGTRRYVPLRTLIASALFLSREGGLTRSNGSNVYEVLRIVKKKLEEKEDETIPWRVKRWW, via the coding sequence ATGAAGTTTTATTTGAACCTTGAAGGCGTCGCCTCGACACTGTACATTCTCCTGACTCAGGGTGCCATCTTCACAGGTCTGGCGATCGCCTTCAATCTCGATGAGTTTCTGATAGGAGTTACCGCGTCATTTCCGATGGTAGCTCAGATATTTCAGATCCTTTCCCCTTTGGTTGTCGAGAAGTTCCCCAAACGCAGAACTCTCGTGAACATCTTTAACTTGCTCTCACGCTTGCCTTGGGCGCTTTTGCTCGTGTTTCTTGCGTTCGAAAGACGCAGTCCCATGTTCTTCGTTTTGATCTTCGCCGTCTCGCAGATCTTTGGAACACTCGCGGGAAACGCCTGGACTTCTTTGGTGAGAGATCTGATCCCAGAATCCGAAAGGGGTACGTTCTTCGGTCGGAGGAACGTTTACGTATCGCTCACATCACTCGTGTTTTTCTACGTTTACTCGCTCCTGATCGATCAATTGAAAGATCCTTTGGGTTATCAGCTTGCGATAGCCATTGGGATGTTCGGAACATTTCTGTCTTTCTGGGCGATGCTAAAGGTGCCGGAGGTCCCGCTGAAGAGCTCGAGTGCGAGCGCCGAAGTCAAGTTCGTTTTTCAGGACAGGAATTTCATGAAACTCTGCTCGTTCTATTTCGTTTGGAACGTCGTGATTGCGTTCACATCCCCATTCTTCACTTACCACCTCCTGAAGAACCTGCAGGTACCGTTCTCCTACATAGGTTTCACCGGTGTGCTCAGCAGTATTGTGGCAATAATCTTCTATTTCATCTGGGGCAGGCTCTCCGATAACATTGGACACAAGTCCGTTGCCATGGTGGGTGTGTTGATCGTCAGCTTCCTGCCTCCAATGTGGTTTTTCATGAACACGTTCACTTATCGTTACCTCATGATCGCGGACGCAGTGATAACGGCCATCGGTTGGTCAGCGATAAACCTATCTTTTCTGACTTTACCCATGGAAGTCGCACAGAGTTCTTCGAGCGCCTACTTCGCGACTTATGCGGCTCTCGGTGGCATCGGCGGTTTGATCGGTGCACTCTCAGGTGGAACGATTGCAAAACTTCTCGCGAACGTGCACCTTGGCACGAGCAACCTTCCGATATACGGAATTCAGTTGATGTTTTTGGCCTCGGGATTGCTCAGGGCATTCACGCTGAGATTGCTTGGCAGAGTTGGAACGAGACGTTACGTTCCACTGAGAACTCTCATCGCGAGCGCTCTCTTCCTCTCGAGAGAAGGTGGCCTGACACGATCGAACGGATCGAACGTGTACGAGGTCTTAAGAATCGTGAAGAAGAAACTTGAAGAAAAGGAGGATGAAACGATACCATGGCGCGTGAAACGATGGTGGTGA
- a CDS encoding SoxR reducing system RseC family protein, translated as MARETMVVKTILNDDVVLERDRTSMCGKCPANMLCTGEAQKVRLVVERNGLDLAEGDVVLVETPAVSATRTAFLVYTAPTILFIFAVVLTVKKLGELTAFFFGISLVAAYFFLLRLYDKRFRKKFRPRIVGIVKRARPEDPSDGASLLI; from the coding sequence ATGGCGCGTGAAACGATGGTGGTGAAGACGATCCTGAACGACGACGTCGTACTGGAGAGAGACAGAACCTCCATGTGTGGAAAATGCCCAGCGAACATGTTGTGCACCGGTGAGGCTCAGAAGGTGCGCCTCGTGGTTGAGAGGAACGGTCTCGATTTAGCTGAAGGTGACGTCGTTCTGGTCGAAACACCAGCAGTAAGTGCTACCAGAACAGCCTTCCTCGTTTACACCGCCCCGACGATCCTGTTCATCTTCGCCGTGGTGTTGACGGTGAAAAAACTCGGCGAGCTCACCGCTTTTTTCTTTGGAATATCGCTCGTTGCGGCTTACTTTTTTCTCCTCAGGCTCTACGATAAACGCTTCAGAAAAAAGTTCAGACCGAGGATCGTTGGGATCGTCAAGAGAGCAAGGCCAGAAGATCCATCAGATGGCGCTTCTCTTCTGATATGA
- a CDS encoding ferritin family protein → MVNLSELLSIALNIEAEGYAFYTNLASAQTDEQSKQLFQNLAQQEREHQEIFKKLINEFSQPDSSKDNWVSEEVAGYLKSYANMSIFPTMTKMKQMSSTEALKLAVEVEKDSIIFYSELLPYAGNERETIKKVISEEKRHLMDLLALLS, encoded by the coding sequence ATGGTGAACTTGTCGGAACTGCTTTCGATAGCTTTGAACATCGAGGCGGAAGGCTACGCGTTCTACACCAATCTCGCTTCGGCTCAGACTGATGAACAATCAAAGCAACTATTTCAGAACCTGGCACAGCAAGAAAGGGAACATCAGGAGATATTCAAAAAGCTGATCAATGAATTCTCTCAACCTGATTCTTCAAAAGACAACTGGGTTTCTGAAGAGGTGGCGGGTTATTTGAAGAGCTACGCCAACATGTCCATCTTTCCGACGATGACGAAAATGAAACAGATGAGTTCAACAGAAGCTCTCAAGCTGGCTGTGGAGGTTGAGAAGGACAGCATCATATTTTACTCGGAGCTTCTTCCGTACGCAGGAAACGAAAGAGAGACGATAAAGAAGGTCATATCAGAAGAGAAGCGCCATCTGATGGATCTTCTGGCCTTGCTCTCTTGA
- a CDS encoding 4Fe-4S dicluster domain-containing protein, whose amino-acid sequence MKKQYDIHINYEWCKRCGICYSFCPTGALAKGELLKPIVTDRNKCIGCLMCENLCPDFAIAIKQLEVVQGSVDNA is encoded by the coding sequence GTGAAGAAGCAGTACGACATACACATCAACTACGAATGGTGTAAGAGATGTGGGATATGTTACAGTTTCTGTCCGACGGGAGCGTTAGCGAAAGGCGAATTACTCAAACCAATTGTCACCGATCGCAACAAGTGCATCGGCTGTTTGATGTGTGAGAACCTCTGTCCAGATTTCGCCATCGCCATCAAACAACTCGAAGTGGTCCAAGGGAGTGTTGATAATGCCTGA
- a CDS encoding sodium ion-translocating decarboxylase subunit beta, which translates to MLQGILEMLKQTAFAHFTFGNLLMFGVAAALLYVAVKKDAEPLLLVPISFGIILGNVPPQLTGILNEGGLLWYLNYGVIKGIYPPLIFLGIGALTDFSFMLSYPITIFLGGAAQIGIFTAFMLARTLGFTLKQAGTIGVIGGADGPTTIYVASRFAPEILSAVAIAAYSYIALIPILQPPVSKLLTTKKERMIRMGPPRKVSKFERIVFPIVVTIVSAALVPQSLSLVGMLMLGNLLREVGNVKRLVEAASRFILDTVTIILMVCVGASARADIFLKPESLKIFSLGAFAFVCSLTGGILFAKFMNLFLKEKINPLIGAAGVSAVPDSARVAQKLASEVDPTNFILMHAMSPNVAGVIGSAVAAGVFLTLLK; encoded by the coding sequence ATGCTGCAAGGTATCCTGGAAATGTTGAAACAGACAGCGTTCGCTCATTTCACCTTTGGAAACCTCCTCATGTTCGGAGTCGCCGCAGCTTTGCTCTACGTTGCTGTGAAGAAGGACGCCGAGCCGTTGCTACTGGTGCCGATCTCCTTTGGAATAATACTTGGAAACGTGCCGCCACAGCTGACCGGAATTCTGAACGAGGGCGGTCTTCTATGGTATCTGAACTACGGAGTGATCAAGGGCATCTATCCTCCGCTCATATTCCTGGGGATAGGTGCCCTCACAGATTTCTCCTTCATGCTCTCTTATCCGATAACCATTTTCCTCGGAGGGGCCGCACAAATCGGAATATTCACCGCGTTCATGCTCGCAAGGACCTTAGGCTTCACTTTGAAACAAGCTGGAACCATCGGAGTAATTGGTGGTGCAGATGGTCCAACGACGATCTACGTTGCAAGTCGGTTCGCTCCAGAGATACTCTCTGCCGTCGCCATAGCAGCTTATTCTTACATAGCCTTGATTCCAATCTTGCAGCCTCCTGTCTCTAAACTCTTGACGACGAAGAAGGAAAGAATGATAAGGATGGGCCCTCCAAGGAAGGTTTCCAAGTTCGAAAGGATCGTATTCCCGATAGTGGTCACGATCGTTTCGGCAGCCCTTGTGCCTCAATCCCTGTCCTTGGTTGGTATGTTGATGCTTGGTAACCTTCTCAGGGAAGTCGGTAACGTGAAGAGGCTCGTTGAGGCTGCGAGCAGGTTCATACTCGATACGGTGACAATCATACTCATGGTGTGCGTTGGAGCTTCCGCGAGGGCGGACATTTTTCTCAAGCCTGAGAGTTTGAAGATATTCAGTCTGGGTGCGTTCGCGTTCGTTTGCTCGCTCACAGGAGGCATCTTGTTCGCCAAGTTCATGAACTTGTTCCTGAAGGAAAAGATCAACCCACTGATTGGAGCTGCGGGCGTCTCGGCAGTTCCAGATTCGGCACGTGTGGCACAGAAACTCGCCAGCGAAGTCGATCCAACGAACTTCATACTGATGCACGCGATGAGTCCGAACGTTGCTGGTGTGATAGGTTCAGCCGTTGCTGCGGGTGTTTTCTTGACGTTACTCAAGTGA